A region of the Longimicrobiales bacterium genome:
GAAATCCTCAGTCTGAACAGCCCGTTCGAGTCTCCGGCGCAGTCCTTCTAGTCGGCGTTCCATCTCCGAAGCGCTGGGATCCGGAGACAGATAGACCTTGCCGACGTGCTTCGAGCCGCCGTGGATCCTTCGCAACAGCGCGGGCAACGCGGCCCCGAACGTCTCGTAGCAGTGCGGGCAACCAAGACGGCCGGTCTTCTTGAAATCCTTGTAGGTCATGCCGCAAAAAGAGCATTCGCCGTTTCCCCAGTCGCGCTCAGCAACCGACTCCTGCGTCATCTTCGACAAGACGTCCAGCAGCGGCTGTTCTTGCATCTGCGGGGCCGTCTCAAGCCCCTTCTCCGCAGCACACTTCTCGCAAAGGTGGTGTGTCGAAATCTCATCATTGACGATCTGCGTGAGATGCACGACGGCATCGGTCGAACCACAGTTTCCACAAGTCATGTCACCCATCATCGTACCTGCCCCGCGTACGCCGGATGGAGCCGACCGGCCGTCATGTGCAGCGCGCGGTCCGCACGAGCGGCCAGATCGGGATTGTGCGTTACGACGACGAGTGAAAGGCCACGTCGCTCGCTCAGGCCGAAGAGCAGGTCATGAAGCTGACCGCTCGTCTCCGTATCGAGGTTGCCGGACGGTTCGTCGGCAAGCAGAACGACGGGATCGTTCACCAGGGCCCTGGCGACCGCAACCCGCTGTTGTTCACCACCCGAAAGCTGGCGCGGCTTGTGCTCGGCACGTGCCGAGAGTCCGACGTCCACCAGTAACTCGCGCGCGACTTTTTCAGCGGACCCCGGATCTTGGCCGGCGATCAACGCCGGCATCATGACGTTCTCGACGGCGGTGAATTCTCGCAGAAGGTGGTGAAATTGAAAGACGAACCCAATCCGACGGTTTCTCAGATCCGCGAGGTCCTCGTCTGCCAACCCCGCCACCGCATGGCCCTCAATGAGCACTTCTCCTTCGGTCGGCTGGTCGAGTGCACCAAGCAAGTGGAGGAGTGTCGATTTGCCTGCACCACTCGCGCCCGTGACCGCCACAGTCTCCCCACTCGCCAACCGCAGATCAAGTCCGTCGAGGATCACGAGTTCGGATCCGTCCCCTCCCACGAATCGCTTGGACAGCCCCCTCGCCTCGAGGGGTAGGGGCGCTCCTGTGGGTGTGCCACCTCTGGGCGCCGCACCCGTCTCGCTACTCATGTCGGATCGCATCGACCGGCTCCATGCGAGCTGCTCTGAGCGCCGGATAGATGGTGGCCCCGAACGCCACGACCATCGTGGTCAGCGCGATCATCGAGATCTCGGTTGCACTGATCCGGGCGGCGAGATGGTTCACGAAGTAGATGCCGTCGGGTATCCGAATGAGTTCATACCGGTCGATCGCCCAGGACATACCGACCCCCAGCACTGTCCCCGCCAGCGTCCCTACGACCCCGATCCAGACACCCTGCATGATGAATACCCGCATGATGTTGGCCTGCGTCATGCCCATCGTGCGGAGAATGCCGATCTCCTTGGTCCTCTCCGAGACGACCATGACCAGCGTCCCTACGATGCTGAAACCCGCTACGAGTACGATCAGCGAGACGACGAAGCCGATCGCCAGTTTTTCCAGCTGAAGCGCGTTGAAGAGGGCGCTGTTTCGACTGACCCAGGAATCGACCGTATAAGGGAAACCGAGGCGATCCTTCACCTCCTCTGCGACCTCCCGTGCGTCCTGCGGACGCTCCAGTTGGGCACCAATCCCGCTGGCGTCGGTGCTGGCCATACCCAGGAGTTCCTGGGCCGCCGGCAGCGTCGTATACACGTTGCCGATGTCATACTCGTACATGCCCGTGGTGAACGTGCCTGTCACTTCGAACTGGCGGATCGCCGGTTGCGGGATTCCCATCACATTTACGGTGAGGTTTTCCATGGCAATGATCACCATGGTGTCACCCGGAAAGAGTCCCATTCGATCGGCCAGCACTGACCCCACGAGGAGAGGCTCAAGGCCCGACTCCGGTGACTCGAGGTCGAGCACGCCAT
Encoded here:
- a CDS encoding UvrB/UvrC motif-containing protein; translation: MTCGNCGSTDAVVHLTQIVNDEISTHHLCEKCAAEKGLETAPQMQEQPLLDVLSKMTQESVAERDWGNGECSFCGMTYKDFKKTGRLGCPHCYETFGAALPALLRRIHGGSKHVGKVYLSPDPSASEMERRLEGLRRRLERAVQTEDFERAAEIRDQINTLEPV
- a CDS encoding ABC transporter ATP-binding protein, with product MSSETGAAPRGGTPTGAPLPLEARGLSKRFVGGDGSELVILDGLDLRLASGETVAVTGASGAGKSTLLHLLGALDQPTEGEVLIEGHAVAGLADEDLADLRNRRIGFVFQFHHLLREFTAVENVMMPALIAGQDPGSAEKVARELLVDVGLSARAEHKPRQLSGGEQQRVAVARALVNDPVVLLADEPSGNLDTETSGQLHDLLFGLSERRGLSLVVVTHNPDLAARADRALHMTAGRLHPAYAGQVR
- a CDS encoding ABC transporter permease, whose translation is MARSGNRLNWFIARHYLRSGGGRGLLSFITWITLGGVTVGVLALNAALAIMNGMQDEIRSKILESTPHLYVLEYNSSLRLSDYADVLDAVLAMDGVTAAAPFALSNVALSRDGYSQPAYIYGIDMDTTRVPVTEMERKIIDGVLDLESPESGLEPLLVGSVLADRMGLFPGDTMVIIAMENLTVNVMGIPQPAIRQFEVTGTFTTGMYEYDIGNVYTTLPAAQELLGMASTDASGIGAQLERPQDAREVAEEVKDRLGFPYTVDSWVSRNSALFNALQLEKLAIGFVVSLIVLVAGFSIVGTLVMVVSERTKEIGILRTMGMTQANIMRVFIMQGVWIGVVGTLAGTVLGVGMSWAIDRYELIRIPDGIYFVNHLAARISATEISMIALTTMVVAFGATIYPALRAARMEPVDAIRHE